Part of the bacterium CG_4_10_14_0_2_um_filter_33_32 genome, ATTGATTTTTAAACCCCATACTGCATAAACCCATTTGCTTTAACCATATTACCTCTCCATGATACTGATTATGATTGTATCCCTCATTTTTACCGACGATTAAAGGCCCGATTTTGGTATAAAAATAATCATTGCTTAATATTCTTTCTGCTAAACTTTTAATATCCTCCTCATTAGAATTGTTGAAAATTAAATCATATGCTTCATCAGTGTGATTAATCTCCAGTTTTTTATAATTATTTTTATTTTTAAAATCATAGATAGCTAAGGCATAAGCCGGCTTTCCGTCTTTATTTTTAAACTTGAATAATTCTTTTTTATTTTGCCAATCAGAAACAATCTTTTTCAAATCTTTATCTTTGATATGCAAATTGTCAGCAAATTGCTCAATAATACGCAAAGCAGCCGGATAAAAAACAGCATTAGTGTCATAAGGAATAATATGGCTAGAAACCCCTAGATAAGCAGCTGATGAATCTCGCCAATTGCCTGCTTTAAAATTTCTAAAATGAGGGTTTTCTTCAAATTGTATTAAATAATTTTCTCTGGCTTGGGTAATTATAAAAGAAGCTACTCTCTTTATTTTCTTAAACAAGGTTTCATTATTCAAAAAAATATCCGGATTTTGTCCAAAGAGAAGCATATACCGAGGTTCAATATCTACCATATCTCTATCGATATTAGGCACGTGACTTAAATTACATTTATAAGCAAACTCACCAACGCATCTTTCATGCCAACCTTCCCCTTCAACAGAAACATATTTTAATGATTGTTTAGCAATATAAAATAGCGCTTCTTTGCTAAAATCATTTAATCCTAAGAAAGCAGCCTCAGTCCAATCCCTTGGAAAAACCGTACCATAATCATAGCCGGAAGTTTTTTTATATTTTAATAAATGATCAACTTCTGCTTCTGCTCTATGCAAAATTGTTCTTGCTATGTCTCCCTCTATTCCAAATTTTTCAAAAAATATTTGCTTCCTTAAAAACGGATCAGCGAAAAATTCCTGTTTAAAAAATCTGCTGTCATAAACTTTTATTTCAAAAGGTATCACAGGTTCGCTGCTAGATAGTATGAAATAATTATCTTTTCTTTCTACTTTTACTGTTGCACTTAAACGAAGCTCGCTTCCATAAAACTCTTTTCCGAAATGTCTTTCAAAGTTTAAACGTTTTGTACCATCAATAACACTTTCATGAAATTTATTTGGAATAAGAACATCGGGAAATGCTTCTCTAATCTCAAAAAAGGTCTTGGCTTTTTCATCTTTTTTATAAACATATGTTCTTAAAGTCCTTATATCTCCCATAACAGGATAAAAAAACTGAACCTTAGAATCATAAAAATAGCCTTTGATAAAAAGTTCATTATTTCTGTAATAAACTTTTGTTATTTCATAATCACGGCTTTCCCCATTGATCATCCCAAAATATAAATGATCACCGGGGCCAACCACTCTAATTTGACCCATGTGATCTACATCTATATAAAACTCTTTTTCTAGCCAAAGATTAGACGATAGTCTCATAAGGTTTATGAATAACCAAATTGGCTGCACCTATTAAACTTCCGTTATCGCCAAATTTGGTCCTTTTAAATTTTATACTAGGATTAAATGATCTTTTTTGAATTATTTTAAGTACATCTTTTTTAAATAAAGGCCAGCTATTTAGAAAAAAGTTGCCATACATTACTATAACTTCTGGATCTAAAATATTTATAATATTAGATAAACCTAAACCAAACCAAAATGATATATCTTTTAAAACAGATAGAGCTTTTTTATTGCCTTTTTGGGCTAATTTAATAATTTCTTTAGCACTAATCTGTTTTTTATATTTTTTGTAATATCTTTGTTCGGTCGATTTTGCAGAAGCAAAAGCCTCCCAACACCCAAAGTCACCCCTATTGCAAACCAACTCTTTATCATTGTCATTGATAAACATATGACCGATTTCTCCTGCTGTATAATTACTACCCCTCAATAAAAAGCCGTTTGATATAATACCGGCGCCTATACCGGTACTAACTGTTATAACAAGTCCATTTTTCTTTCCTTGCAAATTACCTACGTAAAGCTCGGCTAGAGCAGCGGAATTCAAATCATTCTCGATAAATACAGGCTTTTTAAATTCTTTTCTAAATTCATTCAAAATATTGAAGTTTTTTGGAAAAGTAAAAGTTAACTTATTCCAGTTAACTTTACCCGTAGCTGGATTTACGCCTGGAGATGCAATAGCTATACCGATACCATCAACATCTCTATTTATATCAATAGCTAGATTGTTTGATTGAGCTCTAATACTATCTTTTATCTTTTTTATATCGACAATACTATGGGAATTATGAAAACTCTCCAAAGATAATATCCTGCTATCTTTATCAAAAATCGCAGTTCTTATATGTGTGCCGCCCATATCGATTGCAATGATATATTTTTTCATTTTTTACTTCTTTGTCTTATTACTTTTTTGATATATTATTATTTTCTTTCAATAAATTATTTTTCCTTCTCATTCTAATAAAATAGATAATAAAACCAAACATAGCAACACTTCCAAATCCAACCAAATAATACATCACAAATATTCCATACTCAAAAACTTTACCATAAAAATTCATATTACTACCTAGTAATATAGCAAAAAAACTAATAGCTATAATGCCAAAAATAAAAAAACCGATACTCATTATAATCAGCAATTTTTTAAATAATTCTTGAAATTTTTGCTTAGGATCCATAGTTAGCTAGATTATTTTTTACCTTTATTGAGAAGATTTTTCCATCTTATATCTATATCCTTCTGAATATTATCTATAGTGCTTTGAGCATCTTTATTTGAAAGATGGGAAAACCTTTTTTGAAGTTTAAGCCAATCGCTTATTGGTTTTCTATTTTGCGGTTTATAATTTACTTTATATTTACCGTTCTCAACTTCGTATAAAGGCCAAAAATTTGTCTCTACTGCTAACCTACCCATTTCTGGTGCTAAATCCGCAGGAAAACCCCAACCAAGTTGGCATGGCATTAAAACATTCAAAAATTTCGGACCGGAAATCTCTGAAGCTTTTTCAACTTTAGAGATTAAATCCTCCGGAAATCCAACAGATGATTGAGCAACATATGGTATGTTATGCGCTACCATTATCTCAGTCAAATCTTTTGGAAATTGCTTCTTGCCTAATATTTTTTTACCGGCCGGACTAGTTGTAGTAGCACCGCCATAAGGTGTGGCGCTGGATCTTTGAATGCCGGTATTCATATAAGCTTCATTATTATAACAAACATATAGAAAGTCATGTCCTCGTTCTGCTGCACCGGAAAGAGACTGAAGACCGATATCATAAGTCCCGCCATCTCCTGCAAATACAATAAATTTTATTTTATCTTTTTTGCTGATCTTCCCATTTTTAAGCATTGTCTTATAAGCTGCTTCAACGCCGGAAATCGTAGCTGCTGCATTTTCAAAGGCATTATGAATCCATGGAGTCTTCCAAGAAGAATAAGGAAATATAGAAGTAGCAACTTCTAAACATCCCGTAGCGTTAGCAATTATTACCTTATATTTTGAAGCAGCCATCATGACTTGCCGTGCAACAATAGCTGCCCCGCATCCAGCACAAAGCCTATGTCCACCTATAAATAACGAATCTCTTTTTGCGTATTCTTTAAAACTGAATTTTTTTAGTTTTTTCTTTTCAATTGTTTTCATTATAAATAATATTTATTCCCTAACTCCTAAATAATTTATTTCATTTTCATTATTTTTTAATTGACTGAACGCTTGCTCTAATTGTTCAATTCTTGTATCCCTGCCACCCAATCCGTAAATATAATTTAAAACCTTTCCTCGACAATTTCCGTATAATGCGGCCTTAACTTCAGAATACACTGGTCCGCCTATGCCGGAAACCGCATCAGCTTTATCAAAAACAGCGACGACTTTAAGATGCTTTATGGCATTCATTATTTCTTTGTCTGGAAATGGTCTAAAAAGCCTAATTCTTAAAAGACCAATTTTATAGCCTTTTTTTCTTAAGTTATCTATGGCTGTTTTAGCAGTTTCTGCTGTGGAGCCTAAAACTACAATTCCATAATCTGCATCTTTTAATTTATATTCCTCAACAAGATCATATTTCCTACCGGATAAATTAAAAAATTCCTTTTGAACTTTTTTAAGCTCAAAATTAGCTTCTCTCATAGCCTCTATTTGCTGTCTTTTATGCTCATAAAAGAAATCTGGCAAATCAAGAGAGCCAATAGTTTTAGGATTTTCAAAATCGAAAAGAGAATATTCCGGTTTGCGCTGGCCAATAAATTTTTTTATTCTATCATCTGAAATAGAATAAAATGCCTCCATACAGTGACTTAGAATAAAACCATCCGTAGTTACCATTGCAGGTAAGTTTACTTTTTCTGCTAGCTTAAGGGCTATAAACATAGAATCATAAGCTTCCTGAACAGTTGATGTAAAAATTTGAATCCAGCCTGTGTCTCTTGCGCCCATTGTATCTGACTGGTCGCCATGTATATTTAACGGAGCAGATAAAGCACGATTTACTTCTGCCATCACAATGGGGAATCTTAACCCCGAAGCAATATTCAAAATCTCTTGCA contains:
- a CDS encoding pyruvate ferredoxin oxidoreductase (catalyzes the formation of acetyl-CoA from pyruvate and coenzyme A), which translates into the protein MKTIEKKKLKKFSFKEYAKRDSLFIGGHRLCAGCGAAIVARQVMMAASKYKVIIANATGCLEVATSIFPYSSWKTPWIHNAFENAAATISGVEAAYKTMLKNGKISKKDKIKFIVFAGDGGTYDIGLQSLSGAAERGHDFLYVCYNNEAYMNTGIQRSSATPYGGATTTSPAGKKILGKKQFPKDLTEIMVAHNIPYVAQSSVGFPEDLISKVEKASEISGPKFLNVLMPCQLGWGFPADLAPEMGRLAVETNFWPLYEVENGKYKVNYKPQNRKPISDWLKLQKRFSHLSNKDAQSTIDNIQKDIDIRWKNLLNKGKK
- the porA gene encoding pyruvate ferredoxin oxidoreductase, which encodes MSIIKDKNLKALTANEAQALAMKQIEPDVVAAYPITPATQVVEIFSQYVADGEVKTEFIPVESEHSAMSACIGASAAGARVMTATSSQGLVLMQEILNIASGLRFPIVMAEVNRALSAPLNIHGDQSDTMGARDTGWIQIFTSTVQEAYDSMFIALKLAEKVNLPAMVTTDGFILSHCMEAFYSISDDRIKKFIGQRKPEYSLFDFENPKTIGSLDLPDFFYEHKRQQIEAMREANFELKKVQKEFFNLSGRKYDLVEEYKLKDADYGIVVLGSTAETAKTAIDNLRKKGYKIGLLRIRLFRPFPDKEIMNAIKHLKVVAVFDKADAVSGIGGPVYSEVKAALYGNCRGKVLNYIYGLGGRDTRIEQLEQAFSQLKNNENEINYLGVRE